Part of the Lolium rigidum isolate FL_2022 chromosome 6, APGP_CSIRO_Lrig_0.1, whole genome shotgun sequence genome, TGTCAGCCCGTCACATCAGATCTATGCGGTCGCTTCCAGTACCGTCTAGATGGATAGCACCAAAGTCTTTCGAGTCGCTATCCTGCCAATGTCACTCCTTCACAGACTATTGGTGCTCTCATTGACTTCTGATCCCAATCAAACCTCAGGAGTTGTAATATGTGGTCAAAAATGGTGACCCGCAAGACCACATACATGACACATCCGTGTACTAATCCTGAAACATTCCACGATTAGCTGGTAGAAAATTTTACCATGGCGGAGGTCCTCATCTCGGCGGTCGTCGGCGACATGGTGGGCAGAGTGATATCTCTTCTCGCCAGCCGTTGCAGCAACCAAGAACAGAGCACCGacgacaagctacagaagataagcCGTATGCTTATCAGGATCAACACTGTGGTGGAGGAGGCGAAAGGGAGGCACATCACGAACCATGTCGCTCTCGACTGGCTCTCGGATCTCGACGACGGCGTCTGGCAAGGCCGGTATCTGCTCGACACGGTCGGATGCAGAGATACAGAgcatgaggaagatgaggatggtgatggtgAGGAGGTACAACCTTTCTCCCTGTCCTTGTTCAATCCTGCAAAGCGGGTGCGTGTCGCTGCGTGCACCGTGAGGTGCGTACTGTCTGGCCGCAGCGCCGACCTTGATGAGATTCACAGGGTGCTGGAGAACCTGCAAGGCCTGTCTGGTGATCTCCGGGAGTTCCTGATGCTCCTGCAAGGCTGCAACCGGATCCGCCGGCCTCTGGCAACCAATATCTTCGTCGACAACGGGCAGATGTTCGGCAGGCATGTGGAGCGAGAAAAGATCATCAACTTCTTGCTCCACGACGACTACAGTCTATCTCCATCCAAGGAGAAGCTACCTCTGCTTCCGATCGTCGGCGACATCGGAGTCGGCAAAACCACCTTGGTGCAGCACGTCTGCGACGACGCTAGGCTGCGCAGCCGCTTCCCGCTGATCATGTTGTTCAATTTCTCTTCGACCTATGCTATTGCGTTGGGCGAGACGGCTGTCGTTCTGAAATCTAAACATGTGATCGGAGGGTCCGGAAACCTCAAACACCCACTGCACGTGCTCAATGAAAGCTTCCGCAGCAAGCGGTTCCTAATGGTGTTCGAGGATGTCGACATGCACAAGAAGAAGATGCTGGAGGAGCTCCTGCCGAGCCTGAGACGGCATGGCAAACAGGGGAGCAAGATCATAGTCACCACCAACAACATGCGTGTGGCCGCCAGCATGGGAACCATGGCGCCGATCAGGCTCAAAGTCTTACCACACCCGGAGTACTGGTTCTTCTTCAAGGCGCACGCCTTCGCCGCCACCGACGTCGAGGAGAACCCGAGGCTGCTGGCGGTCGGCACAGCCATTGCGAGGAAGCTCAACGGGTCCTTCTTCGGTGCCAAGATCGTCGGAGGGGTGCTGAGAGCCCATCCGAATCTGCAGCTCTGGTGCAGGATCCTGAGAAGCGATATTGGGGGCTTGTCGTTGCTGGGTGATGGCCTTGGGTACATCGCAGATTTGGCGGAGAATCTGCTGCCCAGTCATGTTAGCATGCGCCAGCTGATCATAACCAAGAAACCATTTCGCTCGACTCAGCCTAAATTCGCCATGTTTCATGATATGTTTCTGCCAAGTCCTGATGACGCCCCAGAAAGCTGTAGCGCAGATGTTGGTAACGCAAAAGTGTTGTTGTGCAGATCAGTTCTCCCATTCTATTGTGTGTACTATACCATGCTCATTGCACTGTAAATGTGTGAGGTAGTTCATCACACAATTCAGATCTTAGTTACAGAAAACTGTATGTGTTGGGAAATTAAAGCTTGTATATGGGAATTATGTTTATTCGTCCGTGTTTTTGTATCTAGTGGTTAGACATACTTTGTTTAGATGAAAATATCGAAATACTTAAAATAGTTTGTGCTGAATTTTGTAGTGCCCGATGTTAATTTTGTGAtccttttagagcatctctagcagatctctTGTAAAAGTTGCAAATTTGCAAAATAAACGATTTTTTACGTTTTTGGATTAAAAAATATGACTCAATCAGATCCCACAAGCTGGGCTGacctgtaattttttttttctctatggtgAACCTTAGAACGAGCCTCTCATATCTCACATTCCTAATAATCAGGGCTAGTTTCCAATTCACTGCAAAATGAGAAAAAACCCTTGGCCGGAGGGAATATTCAGCATCGAAGCGGCTATATACCGCAACCGAAACCGGCCAATTCCAGCTAGACTTTAGAAAatatataattatataattaCTTAAAATACTTTGTACTGATTTTTGTACTGGCTGGTGTCTAGTTTTATGCTCCttctagagcatctctagcacatTCTTAAAAGTTGCAAAACTACAAAATAACCCCTTTTTTGTTCTTTTGGATTAAAAAATGTCCCGAACACATCCCGCAAAGTGGGCCGACCCGTATTTGTttacatgaaccttataaagagccTGTGGTATCTCATGTTGCAAATAATTGGTGCTAGTTTTCCAGTTCAAGAAAGCGGTTGGTGGGAGGGAATATTCAGCGTCGGAGCTACAATACACTGCCGCTGAATCCAGCCAAATCTTTACAAACCTCGGTCAAATCCCGACTAGAATGAGGTTTGCATCTCATTTCGGTAAACGGAGCGTTGATTAGTAGTGTCTAGCCTTGGCCGGCAACAAAGACCCACTCGGCATGGAGCCCGTAGGTATATGATATAAACTTACTCTTGCAAGATTGCATAGCaagttatgatttttttttttgaacggtgCAAAATCACAAGATCACACATATTTGTATCAAGTTTCAATATTTGGGACTTGGCATGGAGCCCAAATATCTCTTTTGGTTTTTTTACAGATCACAATTAGCCAAATTTAGTTTTAAAAGGTTGCATGTATATATCCATTTTGTACACGCAAtatgtttttcatattttttataaTCTTAGAAATACGATTTTTTTTCCTCGTAGCGCCACGGGCCTAGTAAAATGTTGCGTGATACAAATTATGGGGAACTTGCAGAACCCAGGCACATTTGAACCTGAATCGGAATCGGTAGCCAAGGGAGAGAGCAGTGAGGAACTAAGGGTAAGCAAGTAAAAAAAAAGCCAAGGTTTTTCTTATGGCGTAAGAAAATTCTATTTGTAAGTttaaaaaatccgaaaaaatcTTTGAAGGTAAATAACAAAGACAGATATGTAAGTGTAAAGTTCGAAACTTAGAAATATTTGTTTGTGATATGTATAAAAAGATaaatatacacattatatgtcaaaattttaaaatttgtgaTCGGATGATGATTCTTATACAAATCCAGCGTTAGATCTAGTTCCCCTCGGATGTTTGCATATCTTTTAACATCGGGTGTGTGACTGTTTCTCGGTCGACTGAGAACTAATTTTGTTTCCGCTAGATGTTGTCATCAAATTTCAGTTGTAATTTATTTTACAACTCATGACTAAGTACGAATCAAGATGCAAATTAAATGATGTAAAACTTAACTGAGCAGCGAAGTTAGGTCTCAGCTAGATTCTTGGTGAACATGATGATACCACTTTGATATTATCGATATGTGCAGATCCAAAATTGACAGAATGCATTCTCTACAGACATTTCCTTGTTGAGTCgtcttcttcccgcctcctgatcCGCACGCGCAGCCCGCCCTTCATCCGGAGCGTGACCGCCATCTcgtacggcggcggcgcgtccatGCTAGCTGCAGGTTCCCGCACCGGCTCCACCCGGAACCTGCGGATCACGGCGGCAGCCACGGCCTTCATCTGCACGTAGGCCATCTCCTTCCCGAGGCACGCCCGCGGCCCGCCGTGGAACACCGGGTACCTCGCCGCGTCCGCCGCGATGAAGTCACCTTGACCGTCGAGCCACCGCTCCGGGAGGAACTCGCGGCATCGTGCCCCCCACAGCCGCGGCATCCTGCCCATCGCGTACGCCGAGTAGTCCGCGAACCAGCCCGCCCGCACCGTCGTGCCGTCGGGGAGCACGTCGTCCGCGGCCGCCACCCGCGAGTTTATCGGCACCGGCGGGTACAGCCGCATCGCCTCCGTGATCGCCGCGTGCAGGTACTGCATCCCCTTCAGCTCCTCCTGATACTCGGCGTCGTCATtctcggcgccggcggcgtccGAGTAGCGCGTGACCTCCTCGTACACGCGCCGCTCGCAGCGCGGGTTGGCGGCGAGGAGCCAGAAGAACCAGGTGAGAGCGGAGGACGTGGTGTCCTTCCCGGCCAGCACGAAGCTCACCACGACGTCCCGCAGGAACCGCCGCTTCGCGTCCGGCGACCCAAACATCTCGCCCAGCTCCCCGCCGAGGGCGGCTTCTTCGTCCATGGCCGCCGCAAACCGCGACAGCaggtgctgctcctgctcctcagcCCCTCCTCGTACACGCAGCTGCTCCACCATCCCCATGACGTACTCGTCGATGACTCCGATCGCCTCGCGCATCCGGCGCTCGCTGCCGACGTTGGCGAGCCTCATCGCCCGCCACACCAGGGTCGTCGGGTGGAGGATCCGCGCGAAGGTGATCTCCACGGCGTCGTCGAACGCCGCGAAGAACGCCTCATGCTGGCCCCCATCCTCGAGCTCGAGCAGCGTGGAGCAGTCGACCCCGAACGCCACGCCACAGATGTTATCGAACGCGAAACGCTTGAGCACGTCCTGCAGGTCAACGACGGCCTCGCCGGACCGCGCGGCGGCGTCGAGGAATGGCAGCAGGCGGCCGCGGAGGTGCGCCCGGAGGACGCGGCCCGAGAAGCGGCGGAGCGAGCGGGAGGAGAAGGAGTAGGAGGCGAGCTTGCGCTGGAGGCTCCAGAGgcggccgtcggcgaggaacaTGCCGCGGCCGaggaggtcggcgaaggggacggCGAAGCGCGCACCCTTGACGTAGTTGGGGAAGTTACCGCGCAGGAAGTGGTCGACGACCTCCGGGCTGGCCGTGGCGACGCCGCTGCCGAGGCCGAGCGCGCCGCGGACCTCGATGGTGGATGCCGGGGACGCGGCCAGGAGGTCCGTGgcccagtcgaggaagcggtgcAGGTTGAGGAGGAACGGCACGGTGTTGCCCAGGATGCGGTTCGGGTGTGGGCAGTGGTTCGCGCTCGGCGCCGCGGCTGGGCCACGGCGCCATCGGAGGTAGACGGCGAGAAGGactgggaggagcagcagcagcgcgaTGTTCCCGTCCATGAGCACCATGCTTGAATTGGTGGTTTGAAAATGGTGGTTGTAGCACTAATCCGTAATCTGTACTGTGCTGGTTTCATGACAGACGCAGACTTTTCTCGTGGAAGTAGAAAGATCGATTCATTATTCGAGCTTGTGATCCAGGCCAAAACGGACGTCGTCGTCGAAGCTCGCgagctgggaggaggaggaggtcgaccgATCAACGCTACATGGTCCCACCGTCACAGTCATCGCTGCGTTCCATACTTCTATGCGATGCCAAGTGTTGAGCACTTGAGCCTTTGCCCTTCCCATAGAGTTGTTGATTGCCTACGTGTTCCATTTTTTTTTTCGCACGCCGTGTTCCCTTTTTTACGACTATGGCGGCACAAGCCCGTTGCCAGGAGTGAGTGTAGAAATCAATAGTGGAGTCCGCAACCATTTGCATTGCTTGCTAATAACACCAAGATTTAAAATAGCATGCTAAATTAAATAGCGGCAGCCTTCTTCAAGCGCTATAAACACTTTTTCGAGCTAATAGCGTGGTCTATTTTAAataacatttttaaaataatactaaatatagcctaaaaataaataataTTACTAAAATGAATGTATATATAGTCCAAAAGTGattgaatcatacatacataaccacatataaaaatagatctcaaatattttagaaggctaacatcagcatttcacaaggcaacgacatagtataaattatttattaaaaattattagcATTACTATATTATCTCCTGATTTAGAAGTGGTGCCAACAGATTGCAGTGAAAGCAACTTGcctgaaaaaaatagcgcgctaacgctatgaagttttagggcaatatagcatgctatttcacaaatagcaccacagcgagcaaaattactaaaatttagcgtggaccctctagatatgatatagcgtgctattagcggagaaatagcgtgctattttaaaccttgaataACACACATAACTTGTACCATATCCATATGAACCGACTTTTCAAATCTTATACAAAAAATCACATTTatgaattttatttttttattttaaacaaAAAAACAAGTATGTATGCACCAAGTACGACTTGAACCATGTATATTTTGATGTTACCTTTATGACCCTTTACATGTTGTGGAAAATAATAACTTATACATCTACCCAAGTTTCAAAACTTACCCATGAAATTTTGCATGCGTAGGGTAAATAATTTTCAGAAACTTAGAAATATGATTTGCCAAAGATTTTGTAAAGGATTCACATGCACTCTGGTTCCATTGTGCATTCGCCCTTTAAACCGTTGTTCTAGGCCTTATAACCTAGTGGGCCTGCTATCTTGGCCCAATCAGACCCAGCCACACAACAATACATGCTTTAAATAATTCTTGGGCTCTTTCTCATGAAAGATTATCTTGATATGAAGGACCATCATCAACTTTCTTTGCTAAATTATATTTAGCGAATGTGAGAATTTTAGTCCCGCAGATCAAGCACATCGGGAGCCATCGGATTTTTTAGTGTATGGTGGACGACAATTATAAATAAAAAAAACTGCCACATGGCCAAGTTGTCGGGGCTCACAACCGATTTTTAGCCAACAACTTTTGCCTCAGCCGCTCTCGCACGCTAGGTCGAAAGTTCGCTCAAAATCCAAGTCCTTTTCTTTTGGGGAGCTAGCTCAACATTTTCAGTACTCAAGGAAGGTATAGTGCAACATCGTTCATTCTTATAAGTCGTGCTCTTCCTCCCATTTTAACTAGTGTAAGACTAAACCCAACAAGGTGTGGGCCACGACAAGGATTTGATGGTCCAGTCGACGAAGTTGTGCGGATTGCAAAGGATATATAGTCACGGTGTTGCCGGGGCGGAGGTTCTTGTGAGGGTAGTGGTTGGTGCCGAGGCTAGGGCTCTCGTGAGGGTAGTGGTTGGTGCTCAATGAGGAAGGGAACCGGTGTTGCCGAGATAGAGCTTTTCGTGAGGGTAGTGGTTCATGCTTGCCATAGCTGCGTGCCACCGGAGGTTCCGTCACCGAGTACCACCAGTTTGTGCCTTTAGGGGTGTGTGGCTACCACATAGCCACCTTCCTTTGAAAAATCCCTCCCACTTTTGCCTAAGTATCCCTTTAAAGGTTCTGATTCATATTGTACAATCCTAATCTCTTCACCCTCCTCATACTCTAGATCTCGAGCTTTCATGCTTTCCTCCATATCTTTAATGCCCTCAAGCCAGCGTGACACCTACTTCTCGATATGTACTCTGCCCTTCTGACATCTCCCAATCGTGTTGTCGAAGACGCTTACCTACTACGTCATCTTATTCAACACCGCTGAGGGGGGCACTTACCATCCCTATACGAGCTATGCTTATCTCGACGCTAACCTCTCAGCGTCGCCATCGGCCATCTCCTCCTCGATGTTGCATGCTGCTGCCTAGGTTTATTTCAGACTCCTCCTCGATGTTGCATGCTGCTGCCTTATCGGGATTTCGATGCGAACACCGGGAAGATAGATGGAGAGACGAGTAGTAAGAGCAATACCACCATGCATGTCCACCGTCGCCATCCTCGTAGCTGCGAAACCTCAACGTTTCAGATTTAACATTCCTTGTTGCCTTGCGAGTAATGTTTCACTACGAATGCACAGTGTTGAGCTGACGGATG contains:
- the LOC124659371 gene encoding cytochrome P450 94A1-like produces the protein MVLMDGNIALLLLLPVLLAVYLRWRRGPAAAPSANHCPHPNRILGNTVPFLLNLHRFLDWATDLLAASPASTIEVRGALGLGSGVATASPEVVDHFLRGNFPNYVKGARFAVPFADLLGRGMFLADGRLWSLQRKLASYSFSSRSLRRFSGRVLRAHLRGRLLPFLDAAARSGEAVVDLQDVLKRFAFDNICGVAFGVDCSTLLELEDGGQHEAFFAAFDDAVEITFARILHPTTLVWRAMRLANVGSERRMREAIGVIDEYVMGMVEQLRVRGGAEEQEQHLLSRFAAAMDEEAALGGELGEMFGSPDAKRRFLRDVVVSFVLAGKDTTSSALTWFFWLLAANPRCERRVYEEVTRYSDAAGAENDDAEYQEELKGMQYLHAAITEAMRLYPPVPINSRVAAADDVLPDGTTVRAGWFADYSAYAMGRMPRLWGARCREFLPERWLDGQGDFIAADAARYPVFHGGPRACLGKEMAYVQMKAVAAAVIRRFRVEPVREPAASMDAPPPYEMAVTLRMKGGLRVRIRRREEDDSTRKCL
- the LOC124667409 gene encoding putative disease resistance protein RGA1; the encoded protein is MAEVLISAVVGDMVGRVISLLASRCSNQEQSTDDKLQKISRMLIRINTVVEEAKGRHITNHVALDWLSDLDDGVWQGRYLLDTVGCRDTEHEEDEDGDGEEVQPFSLSLFNPAKRVRVAACTVRCVLSGRSADLDEIHRVLENLQGLSGDLREFLMLLQGCNRIRRPLATNIFVDNGQMFGRHVEREKIINFLLHDDYSLSPSKEKLPLLPIVGDIGVGKTTLVQHVCDDARLRSRFPLIMLFNFSSTYAIALGETAVVLKSKHVIGGSGNLKHPLHVLNESFRSKRFLMVFEDVDMHKKKMLEELLPSLRRHGKQGSKIIVTTNNMRVAASMGTMAPIRLKVLPHPEYWFFFKAHAFAATDVEENPRLLAVGTAIARKLNGSFFGAKIVGGVLRAHPNLQLWCRILRSDIGGLSLLGDGLGYIADLAENLLPSHVSMRQLIITKKPFRSTQPKFAMFHDMFLPSPDDAPESCSADVGNAKVLLCRSVLPFYCVYYTMLIAL